The Hymenobacter swuensis DY53 genome includes the window CAGCGGCGTGGTGTAGCGCACGTAAATGCTGCGCGACTGGTTGAGCACCGGCAGCACGGCGGCCAGCGCGGCGGGCTCCCGGGTCAGGGTCATGCGGGCCCACTCCCGGGCAACGTCCTCAGAGCGCAGGGTGTGGTCCCAGGCCAGCCGCCCGAAGGCGTACCAGTTGGCCTGCCCCACCAAGTGGCCGGTCCAGTTGCGGTCGGAGCCGATGTTGGCCACGCCGGCAATACCGCTGATACTGTGCTTTTCGAGGGAGCCATCCACTACTCTGGCCACCGTGGAGCCGGGTCCCTGGCTATGCGTGTCGGCGTCCAGGCATTCCTTGATGAGTGGGCCGAGGTACACGAGGTGCGTCGCGAAACCCAGGTACTCCTGGGTGAGCTGCACTTCCAGCACCAGCGGCGTGCGCGGCATGGCCCCGAACAGCGGATGAAACGGCTCCCGGGCCTGGAAGTCAATCGGGCCGTTTTTCACCTGCACCAGCACCTTGTCGGCAAACTTGCCATCCAGCGGCTGGAACTCTTCGTAGGCCTGTTTGAACCGGTCGCCACTGCCGGCCTTGTACACGAAGGCACGCCACATCACAATGCCGTCGTGCCCGCCTAGGACCTGGGCCAGCATGTTGGCGCCATCGGCGTGGTTACGGCCGTAGTCTTGGGGGCCGGGCTCGCCCTCGGAGTTGGCCTTCACCAGAAAACCGCCGAAGTCGGGAATGGCCCGGTAGATTTCGTTGGTGCGGGCCTGCCACCAGGCTTTCACCTGCGGATCGAGCGGGTCGGAGGTTTTCAGGCCCCCGATTACCTTGGGCGCTGCCCAGAGTACCGAGAGGTACACCCGCTGGCCGTAGGGGCGCAACACGCCGGCCACGGCCGCCACTTTGCGCAGGTACTCGGGCGTGAGGTAGCGGGCCGAAGCGTTGACGTTATTCAGCACCACCCCATTGAGGCCGATGGAGGCGTTGGCGCGAGCGTAATCCTGGTAGCGTGGGTCAATCCGCTCGGGCAATTCCAGCCACTTCCAGATGCTGGAGCCCGCATAGCCGCGCTCCACGGTCCCATTGGGGTTGTCCCAGTGGTTGAGCATCCGGTACTGAATGCGGGGCTGGCTGCTGAGGTTGAGTTGATCGGGCAGCTGGCCGGTTTGCACTTGCCGCAGCAGGGCAAAGCAGCCGTAGAGCACACCTACCTCGGTAGCGCCGGTAATTTCCAGCGCGCCGTTCTGGCTGCTGATGCGGTAGCCTTCTCGGCCCAGCTCGGGCGCGGCGGCCACCCGCAGCCGGATGGAACCCCTGCCGCCCGGCGCCGCCCCTAACGGCACCGGGCGTCCCAGCAAACCTTGCAGCCCGAGTTGCAGCTCGTGGGCGGCGGTTTGCAAGGTGGGTCCCCCATTTTTATCGACGTTGATGTTCTTGGCCCGCGCCAGCCACGCCTTGCGCAGCCCCTCTTCCGGCAGTTGGTCGTAATTCAGCCACAGACGGTAGCCATCATCGGCCCGCGCCCCGGTTTGGAGCCCGATAATCAGCAGAAGCAGAAGAAAAGACCGGAGCAGCATGGGTGGGAAAGGCAGGAGGCGCGGAAGGAGCGGTTAAACGAAGCGGGTGGCGGTCATATCCCGGTAGTCGGCGGCCACGGGCGGCGCTTCGGCCAAAGCCCGGCGGATGCCCAGCTCCAGGCCCCGCAGCTCGGCCAGCCCCCGCAG containing:
- a CDS encoding alpha-glucuronidase family glycosyl hydrolase: MLLRSFLLLLLIIGLQTGARADDGYRLWLNYDQLPEEGLRKAWLARAKNINVDKNGGPTLQTAAHELQLGLQGLLGRPVPLGAAPGGRGSIRLRVAAAPELGREGYRISSQNGALEITGATEVGVLYGCFALLRQVQTGQLPDQLNLSSQPRIQYRMLNHWDNPNGTVERGYAGSSIWKWLELPERIDPRYQDYARANASIGLNGVVLNNVNASARYLTPEYLRKVAAVAGVLRPYGQRVYLSVLWAAPKVIGGLKTSDPLDPQVKAWWQARTNEIYRAIPDFGGFLVKANSEGEPGPQDYGRNHADGANMLAQVLGGHDGIVMWRAFVYKAGSGDRFKQAYEEFQPLDGKFADKVLVQVKNGPIDFQAREPFHPLFGAMPRTPLVLEVQLTQEYLGFATHLVYLGPLIKECLDADTHSQGPGSTVARVVDGSLEKHSISGIAGVANIGSDRNWTGHLVGQANWYAFGRLAWDHTLRSEDVAREWARMTLTREPAALAAVLPVLNQSRSIYVRYTTPLGLHHIMGQDIHYGPEPWLARSARPDWTAVYYHKADAAGLGFDRTATGSDALALYAPGARQRWASPATCPPDYLLWFHHVGWGQQLSTGRTLWDELTTRYYTGADSVQWMQRQWEQAKPALDPALHADVAARLRIQHREAQWWRDACVLYFQTFAQRPLPPGLAPPTRTLPEIKTLVDIYQLR